A single window of Nicoliella spurrieriana DNA harbors:
- a CDS encoding copper-translocating P-type ATPase: MTTSQRFWISLVLSVPMLVQMILMPMTGWMLPGGDLTSLVLATLIMIVSARPFLQSAWASFKKHHSNMDTLVAIGTMTAYGFSLYAMFNHQPVFFETAAFVTTFILLGQVLEVKMRKQASNAIEKLLNLQAKDAIVFRNGHFQKLAIDEVVTGDIIKVKPGAKIAVDGVIVKGQSTVDESMVTGESIPVEKGAGDSVIGATINVDGTMEYRAQKVGNDTMLSQIVAMVKRAQNSHAPIQSLTDQVSNLFVPVVLIIAIITFLIWYVGLNATVAQALIFAVSVVVIACPCALGLATPTALMVGIGRGAKLGILIKNGEVLEAVNGVQTVVFDKTGTITVGKPQVTSVRGDLHRVVRIAASLEADSQHPLASAIVQFGNQRGIEPLPVSQFKSLDGYGVTAQLNAQQFVVGKLGSRSISPDLQQQANAMQQAAQTVVYVGDAHNVFGLIGIQDGPKPTSRAAITELRKRGLTTVMLTGDNQQVANAIGNQVGIDAVIANVLPEQKADYVQQIKQTNQVAFVGDGINDAPALSTADVGIAMGSGTDVAIEAGGIVLMRNDLQDVNRALLLSGKTFNRIKLNLFWAFIYNLIGIPIAAGLFSGVGLMLSPELAGLAMALSSVSVVASSLMLNYVNVTPHHLKS; encoded by the coding sequence ATGACCACGTCCCAGCGCTTTTGGATTTCACTGGTGCTATCAGTACCAATGTTAGTTCAAATGATTTTAATGCCAATGACCGGGTGGATGTTACCCGGTGGTGATTTGACATCGTTAGTTTTAGCAACCCTAATAATGATCGTTTCAGCACGGCCGTTTTTACAAAGTGCGTGGGCATCATTTAAAAAGCACCATTCCAACATGGATACGCTCGTTGCGATTGGGACCATGACTGCGTATGGATTTAGTCTATATGCGATGTTTAACCACCAACCAGTGTTCTTTGAAACCGCAGCGTTCGTAACGACGTTCATCCTGTTGGGTCAGGTGTTGGAAGTCAAAATGCGTAAGCAGGCATCAAATGCAATTGAAAAGTTACTTAATTTACAGGCTAAGGATGCAATCGTGTTCAGAAATGGCCACTTTCAAAAATTAGCAATTGATGAAGTGGTCACGGGCGACATCATTAAGGTTAAACCGGGTGCAAAAATTGCGGTGGATGGCGTGATTGTAAAGGGTCAATCCACAGTTGATGAGTCGATGGTAACTGGTGAAAGCATCCCGGTTGAAAAGGGAGCTGGTGATTCAGTGATCGGTGCGACCATTAACGTTGACGGGACCATGGAATACCGGGCTCAAAAGGTCGGCAATGATACCATGCTCTCCCAAATTGTGGCAATGGTCAAGCGAGCGCAAAATAGCCATGCCCCGATTCAAAGTCTAACGGATCAGGTCTCTAATCTGTTCGTACCGGTGGTTTTGATAATTGCAATCATTACGTTTTTGATCTGGTACGTGGGATTAAATGCCACCGTGGCCCAAGCGTTAATCTTTGCAGTGTCGGTAGTCGTGATTGCATGCCCGTGTGCACTGGGGTTAGCAACCCCCACTGCACTAATGGTTGGAATTGGTCGTGGTGCTAAGTTAGGGATTTTAATTAAGAATGGTGAGGTTCTTGAAGCCGTCAATGGCGTCCAAACCGTTGTGTTTGATAAGACCGGAACGATTACCGTAGGAAAGCCACAAGTGACTAGCGTTCGGGGTGATTTACACCGGGTGGTGAGAATCGCCGCTAGTTTAGAAGCCGACTCACAACATCCGTTGGCAAGTGCAATTGTCCAATTCGGCAATCAACGGGGGATTGAACCATTGCCGGTAAGTCAATTTAAATCACTGGATGGTTATGGGGTGACTGCTCAACTCAATGCCCAACAGTTTGTGGTTGGTAAGTTGGGCTCACGCAGCATCAGTCCGGATTTACAGCAACAAGCAAATGCGATGCAACAAGCTGCCCAAACGGTCGTTTACGTGGGGGATGCTCACAATGTGTTTGGTTTAATTGGCATTCAGGATGGCCCTAAGCCGACCTCGCGAGCTGCAATTACTGAATTAAGGAAGCGGGGGTTAACAACGGTAATGCTGACTGGTGATAATCAACAGGTTGCTAATGCCATCGGAAACCAAGTGGGAATCGATGCGGTCATTGCCAATGTGTTGCCAGAGCAAAAGGCGGATTACGTTCAGCAGATTAAGCAAACCAATCAAGTTGCATTTGTGGGCGACGGAATTAATGATGCACCGGCGCTATCCACTGCTGATGTGGGCATTGCAATGGGTTCTGGAACCGACGTTGCAATTGAAGCTGGTGGAATTGTGCTAATGCGTAATGATCTTCAAGATGTGAATCGGGCGTTATTACTAAGTGGTAAAACGTTTAATCGAATTAAATTAAACCTATTTTGGGCATTTATTTATAACTTGATTGGCATTCCAATTGCCGCGGGTTTATTTTCCGGAGTGGGATTAATGTTAAGTCCTGAACTGGCTGGGCTAGCAATGGCGTTGAGCTCGGTCTCAGTGGTAGCGAGTTCATTAATGCTGAACTACGTGAACGTCACGCCGCATCACCTTAAATCATAA
- a CDS encoding IS3 family transposase — protein sequence MAKYSSALKLKVVLEYLSGIGSTTLNRKYDIKGSATIYSWVTAYKNFGKSGLIAKHFDQEYSYMYKLKVLKWMHLYQKSYPETALHFNIASPSSIFTWQRRLENGSLYLMNKHKSHQKNVLTNSVVKQIKILKKQNLTLSIKLEYEKLLRNNDRYESVELLIQKFSNVALSKILSSISFPKSSYYYHKKASLSKRNNELDNKVKQAVKSHPAYGYRRITALFNNNGNHVNHKRIQRIMQKYSLQCQLFGKRKRKYNSYRGQVGHIADNVLNGVFSSNNFGEKITTDVSEFRYGNEDINHRVYLSPVMDLYSDKIIAYGINSHPTVALTLKPLIRTLDNIQDTFDHPIVHSDQGIQYQSHVWVQTLKKYGAIQSMSRKGTCLDNAQMESFFHIMKIEMMNKHYDTKKSLIHAMKSWIKDYNDNRIKAKLGY from the coding sequence TTGGCAAAATATAGTAGTGCATTGAAATTAAAAGTGGTTTTAGAGTATCTCTCTGGAATTGGCTCAACTACGTTGAACCGTAAATATGATATCAAAGGATCAGCAACAATTTATTCATGGGTAACTGCTTATAAAAACTTTGGTAAATCAGGACTTATTGCAAAACATTTTGATCAAGAATATTCTTATATGTATAAATTAAAAGTGCTGAAATGGATGCACCTCTACCAAAAGTCGTATCCAGAAACAGCACTTCATTTTAATATTGCATCTCCGTCAAGCATCTTCACATGGCAACGGAGATTAGAGAATGGAAGCCTATATTTAATGAATAAACATAAGTCCCATCAAAAGAATGTTCTCACAAATAGTGTTGTAAAGCAAATCAAAATATTGAAAAAGCAAAATTTAACCTTATCAATTAAACTTGAATACGAAAAGTTACTTAGGAATAATGATCGATACGAAAGTGTTGAATTATTAATACAGAAATTCAGTAATGTTGCACTTTCTAAGATATTATCATCAATTTCATTTCCTAAAAGTAGTTATTATTACCACAAGAAAGCTTCGCTTTCTAAAAGAAACAATGAACTTGATAATAAGGTTAAACAAGCAGTTAAATCCCATCCGGCTTATGGATATAGAAGAATAACCGCCCTGTTCAATAACAATGGGAATCATGTTAACCATAAAAGAATTCAAAGAATTATGCAGAAATATAGCTTACAGTGTCAGTTATTTGGAAAGCGAAAACGTAAATATAATTCTTACAGAGGTCAAGTAGGCCATATTGCTGATAACGTTTTAAATGGCGTTTTTTCATCTAACAATTTTGGTGAAAAGATAACAACAGATGTAAGTGAATTTAGATATGGCAATGAAGATATAAACCATCGGGTTTATTTATCACCAGTGATGGACTTATATTCTGATAAAATCATTGCATATGGAATCAATAGCCACCCAACGGTAGCATTAACATTAAAGCCATTAATTCGAACTTTAGATAACATTCAAGACACTTTTGATCATCCGATTGTGCATAGTGATCAAGGCATTCAATACCAGAGTCATGTTTGGGTTCAAACGTTGAAGAAATATGGAGCTATTCAATCAATGTCCCGTAAGGGAACGTGTTTAGATAATGCTCAAATGGAATCATTCTTTCATATTATGAAAATTGAAATGATGAATAAGCATTATGATACCAAAAAATCCTTAATCCATGCGATGAAATCATGGATTAAGGATTACAATGATAATAGAATAAAAGCAAAACTAGGATATTAA
- a CDS encoding MFS transporter — MLEKKKFLTILGLFFGVFVTGADSFIISPILPEIARSFNASIALSAYGVTIYAIFFAVGSPLFGPLGDRYNKKTLLIIGILIFFVGSLLCGFSHTLIEFYIYRTIAGIGASLFVPNVWAFIGSNFNGKKLNQVMGIVMSGLSLSIAIGVPLGTLLAQLSNWHMAFWGSAVLTLVALLFILFAPKQNIINSKSVSYLASFKNVFLTKNAVPALMITLSWMIGFYGIYTFLGTYIQNNFKFNVAMTGYVFIAYGLSNFIASFFGGKVMNITGKKRSINLNAIFSIVFILGFIISKNNIWGIIILLILLAFAQGFGVTSLNSYIVNVVPSNRSTLMSFNSSFLYLGLTIGSGIGGIIYDSFGFAGVCLMASLGLFFAIIITNLLKGETQ, encoded by the coding sequence ATGTTAGAAAAGAAAAAATTTTTGACTATTTTGGGATTATTTTTCGGAGTATTTGTAACTGGAGCTGATTCTTTTATTATCTCACCAATACTTCCAGAAATTGCTCGAAGTTTTAATGCATCAATTGCGCTTTCTGCTTATGGAGTCACTATATATGCAATTTTTTTTGCAGTTGGATCTCCATTATTTGGTCCATTAGGTGATAGATATAATAAAAAAACATTGTTGATTATAGGTATTTTAATATTTTTTGTAGGGTCTCTTCTATGTGGATTTTCTCATACCTTAATAGAGTTTTATATATATCGTACAATTGCTGGAATTGGAGCTTCATTGTTTGTTCCTAATGTTTGGGCATTTATTGGAAGTAACTTTAATGGTAAAAAGTTGAATCAAGTTATGGGAATTGTAATGTCGGGATTATCACTTTCAATTGCAATTGGAGTTCCATTAGGGACCCTATTAGCGCAACTAAGCAATTGGCATATGGCATTTTGGGGATCAGCAGTATTAACCTTAGTAGCCCTTTTGTTTATTTTATTCGCTCCAAAACAAAATATTATTAATAGTAAATCAGTTTCTTATTTAGCTTCATTCAAAAATGTATTTTTAACAAAAAACGCTGTCCCGGCATTAATGATTACTTTAAGTTGGATGATTGGATTTTACGGAATTTACACTTTCTTAGGAACTTATATTCAAAATAATTTTAAGTTTAACGTTGCCATGACAGGATATGTTTTCATTGCTTATGGTTTATCCAATTTTATTGCTAGTTTTTTTGGTGGAAAAGTAATGAATATTACAGGTAAGAAAAGATCTATTAATTTAAATGCTATTTTTTCTATCGTATTTATTTTAGGTTTCATTATTTCTAAAAATAATATTTGGGGAATTATTATTTTACTTATTTTATTAGCTTTTGCTCAAGGTTTTGGAGTTACGTCTTTGAATTCGTATATCGTTAATGTCGTTCCATCAAATAGATCAACTTTAATGTCATTTAATAGTTCGTTTTTGTATTTGGGATTAACAATTGGTTCCGGAATTGGTGGAATTATCTATGATTCATTTGGATTTGCAGGGGTATGTTTAATGGCTTCGTTAGGATTATTTTTTGCAATTATTATTACAAATTTACTAAAGGGGGAAACACAATAA
- a CDS encoding winged helix-turn-helix transcriptional regulator: protein MNNATKSEFRHNEICPLDSTLSILSGKWKSIILCRLMNKNFHFNELSRSINQCSRRMLAIQLRQLINDDVVKKNIMIKNHTNVIICYSLTHLGRSLVPLIKEMDKWGEKYIEEEQKNN, encoded by the coding sequence ATGAATAACGCTACTAAAAGTGAATTTAGGCACAATGAAATTTGTCCATTAGATAGCACATTATCAATACTATCTGGAAAATGGAAATCTATCATATTATGTAGGTTAATGAATAAAAATTTTCATTTTAATGAATTGAGTCGCAGTATTAATCAATGTTCACGTAGAATGCTAGCAATACAATTAAGGCAATTAATTAATGATGATGTAGTTAAAAAAAACATTATGATTAAAAATCACACAAATGTAATTATTTGTTATTCACTGACACATTTAGGTAGATCATTGGTACCGTTAATTAAAGAAATGGATAAATGGGGAGAAAAATATATAGAAGAAGAACAAAAAAATAATTAA
- a CDS encoding PLP-dependent transferase, whose translation MSSDCKWQKKIDTILAQAGNRVDNVTGAISMPLYFSTAYRHEGLGKSTGYDYSRMTEPTRDVLEDVLAQLENGCKAFAVSSGMAAIQLVFTQFNTNDHIVVSDDLYGGSFRFFDLLEQHYHLRFSKWDGKDYAELDRLLADDAKAVWIETPSNPTMKVIDIDATAKHAHQVDAQLIVDNTFFTPLIQQPLNHGADIVVHSATKYLSGHNDLLAGVVICKDEATATEIGNNLITIGSNLAPFDSWLLIRSLKTLPLRLRKQEANAQAIVAALQKSDLVDSVRYPGRGGMVSVYVKDAVNVDQFLQHLQVISFAESLGGTESLVTVPAIQTHANLSEAERQRAGITNNLLRISCGIEDSDDLLRDLKQSLLAASDKVGVDHDGK comes from the coding sequence ATGAGTAGTGATTGTAAATGGCAAAAAAAGATTGATACGATTTTAGCACAAGCGGGGAACCGCGTTGATAATGTAACGGGTGCAATTTCAATGCCGCTTTACTTTTCAACGGCTTATCGACACGAAGGGTTGGGCAAGTCGACGGGGTATGATTATTCACGGATGACCGAACCGACGCGGGACGTTTTAGAAGATGTCTTAGCACAATTGGAAAATGGCTGTAAAGCATTTGCTGTCTCATCGGGGATGGCTGCGATTCAACTAGTCTTTACCCAGTTCAACACTAATGATCACATTGTGGTTTCAGATGATTTATATGGCGGTTCGTTTCGCTTCTTTGATTTATTAGAACAACATTACCACCTTAGATTTAGTAAGTGGGATGGCAAGGATTACGCTGAATTGGACCGCCTATTAGCAGATGATGCAAAGGCGGTGTGGATTGAAACCCCATCGAATCCAACCATGAAGGTGATCGATATCGATGCCACTGCTAAGCATGCCCACCAAGTGGATGCCCAATTAATCGTTGATAATACCTTTTTCACGCCGTTAATTCAACAACCGTTGAACCACGGTGCCGACATTGTCGTTCACAGTGCTACTAAGTACCTATCCGGGCATAATGATTTATTAGCGGGCGTCGTAATTTGTAAGGACGAAGCCACCGCAACTGAAATTGGGAACAACCTAATTACGATCGGGTCGAATTTGGCACCATTTGATTCATGGTTATTAATCCGCAGCTTGAAGACGTTACCACTACGGTTACGCAAACAAGAAGCCAATGCGCAAGCGATTGTAGCTGCATTGCAAAAATCCGACCTGGTGGATTCCGTCCGGTATCCCGGTCGCGGTGGGATGGTCAGCGTCTACGTTAAGGACGCGGTCAATGTGGATCAATTCCTTCAGCACCTGCAGGTCATTTCCTTCGCTGAAAGCCTTGGGGGGACCGAAAGTTTAGTCACCGTCCCTGCTATTCAGACCCATGCCAACCTTAGTGAAGCGGAACGGCAACGGGCAGGCATTACTAATAATCTCCTCCGAATTTCATGCGGAATTGAGGATTCTGACGATTTATTAAGGGATTTAAAACAGTCACTACTGGCTGCTAGTGATAAAGTGGGGGTGGATCACGATGGCAAATAA
- a CDS encoding homoserine O-acetyltransferase/O-succinyltransferase family protein translates to MTVNVKNGFVKSQHQLPAQKLLNPVKILILNLMPTKQTTEQQFINLLSQVHQDVEITFLYTKTHHFKTTDQDQVAKCYCSLQQIYDNYYDGLIITGAPVEQIDFSAVDYWDEFLAIKDWATTHVGQTVNECWAAQAALYTDFAIPKVVLKHKLFGIYQASWIDSNCQLSFKLPRFTNPQSRHSQSVINRSALPSGLSIVADNLFTGPLVLHSGTKRQTYFTGHPEYDADTLDLEYHRDLVKNEGVAAPANYYNREHQVENTWQASSIQLYQNWIDLIESEELNYDKKQIAL, encoded by the coding sequence ATGACAGTAAACGTTAAGAACGGGTTTGTAAAGAGTCAGCATCAATTACCAGCTCAAAAGCTGCTGAACCCAGTTAAAATTTTAATTTTAAATTTAATGCCAACTAAACAAACGACGGAACAACAATTTATTAACCTTTTGAGTCAAGTCCATCAAGACGTTGAAATAACGTTCTTATATACTAAGACCCACCATTTTAAAACTACTGATCAAGATCAGGTTGCCAAGTGTTACTGTAGTCTGCAGCAGATTTATGACAACTACTATGATGGATTGATCATTACCGGGGCCCCGGTTGAACAAATTGATTTTTCAGCCGTTGATTATTGGGATGAGTTCTTAGCAATTAAGGATTGGGCGACCACCCATGTGGGACAAACAGTCAATGAATGTTGGGCTGCCCAAGCAGCGCTGTACACTGACTTTGCGATTCCAAAGGTGGTGCTCAAACATAAATTATTTGGCATTTATCAAGCCAGTTGGATTGATTCAAATTGTCAGTTAAGCTTCAAGTTACCACGGTTTACTAATCCACAATCACGGCATTCACAATCGGTAATTAACCGGAGTGCACTACCAAGTGGGTTATCGATCGTTGCTGATAATTTGTTCACCGGTCCATTAGTTTTGCATTCCGGAACAAAACGCCAAACATACTTTACCGGACACCCTGAATATGATGCTGACACCTTGGACTTAGAATACCATCGTGATCTAGTCAAAAATGAAGGGGTGGCTGCTCCAGCAAACTACTACAACCGTGAACACCAGGTTGAAAACACTTGGCAAGCTAGCAGCATTCAGTTGTACCAAAATTGGATTGATTTAATTGAAAGTGAGGAACTTAATTATGACAAAAAACAAATTGCACTTTGA
- a CDS encoding O-acetylhomoserine aminocarboxypropyltransferase/cysteine synthase family protein translates to MTKNKLHFETLQVHAGQVVDETGARAVPIYQTTSYVFKDAKQAANRFGLKDPGNIYTRLTNPTTDVVDKRVAALEDGTAGVTLATGSAAITAAILNIAGQGDEIVAASTLYGGTYDLFAVTLPKLGITTHFVDPDDPENFAKAITPKTKAVYVESIGNPNINLVDFEAIAKVAHANNILFIVDNTFGTPYLVQPLDHGADVVVHSATKFIGGHGTTMGGVIVENGKFDYKASGKYPGFTEPNDQYDGLVFADLKGAAFTTKVRAETLRDLGATISPFNSFLLLQGLESLSLRVQRHVENTQKIVEFLSHHPKVAWIKYPGLKDSPYHALAEKYFPKGVGSIFTLGLTGGEKAGKELISHLQLFSLLANVADAKSLIIHPASTTHAQLNDEQLREAGVTPDLIRISIGVENADDLIADLKQALDQI, encoded by the coding sequence ATGACAAAAAACAAATTGCACTTTGAAACCCTTCAGGTCCACGCAGGCCAAGTTGTTGATGAAACTGGCGCTCGGGCGGTCCCAATTTATCAAACGACTTCATATGTATTTAAGGATGCCAAACAAGCAGCCAATCGGTTTGGCTTAAAGGATCCCGGTAATATTTATACCCGGTTAACAAACCCAACGACCGACGTTGTGGACAAGCGGGTCGCAGCCCTGGAAGATGGGACCGCCGGGGTAACCCTTGCCACTGGGTCTGCTGCCATTACTGCCGCCATCTTGAACATTGCTGGTCAGGGTGACGAAATTGTGGCTGCTAGTACCCTTTATGGTGGAACCTATGATTTATTCGCGGTGACTCTGCCTAAGTTGGGGATTACGACCCACTTTGTTGATCCCGATGATCCCGAAAACTTTGCAAAGGCGATTACACCTAAAACTAAGGCGGTGTACGTTGAAAGTATTGGGAATCCTAACATTAACCTCGTTGATTTTGAAGCGATTGCGAAGGTGGCCCATGCTAATAACATTTTGTTCATCGTTGATAACACCTTTGGGACTCCATACCTAGTTCAACCACTAGACCACGGTGCAGACGTTGTCGTTCATTCCGCAACTAAGTTCATTGGCGGTCATGGGACCACAATGGGTGGGGTCATCGTGGAAAATGGCAAGTTCGACTACAAGGCGAGTGGCAAATACCCGGGCTTTACCGAACCGAACGACCAATACGACGGATTAGTGTTTGCTGACTTAAAGGGTGCTGCCTTTACCACTAAGGTGCGTGCAGAAACGCTGCGTGACTTAGGGGCGACCATCAGTCCATTTAACTCCTTCCTCCTATTACAGGGATTAGAATCATTGTCATTACGGGTCCAACGCCACGTTGAAAACACCCAAAAAATTGTCGAATTCTTATCACACCATCCTAAGGTAGCTTGGATTAAATATCCAGGCCTAAAGGATAGCCCGTACCATGCGTTAGCGGAAAAGTACTTCCCTAAGGGCGTGGGTTCGATCTTTACGCTGGGCTTGACCGGTGGTGAAAAGGCTGGAAAGGAATTGATTAGTCACTTACAACTATTTTCGTTGCTAGCCAACGTGGCTGATGCAAAATCATTGATTATCCATCCTGCTTCGACGACCCACGCGCAGTTGAACGATGAACAGTTACGTGAAGCGGGAGTCACCCCAGACTTAATTCGGATTTCAATCGGGGTGGAAAACGCTGACGACTTGATTGCTGATTTAAAGCAGGCTCTTGATCAAATTTAA
- a CDS encoding aminotransferase class V-fold PLP-dependent enzyme codes for MANNQFSDWTKVIKSTTKPDPATGAINPPIQLSSTFEQRDFDHFGKWDYSRSGNPTRDVLEASIATLEHGTRGFAFATGMAAISTALLTLNQGDHVILTKNVYGGTFRLVTQVLVKYGIEYTFVDLGDEAALKQAFQSNTKVVYIETPSNPTLQVTNIADVAQIAHAHGALAFVDNTFMTPILQKPLDLGADLVLHSGTKFLAGHSDILAGLIVTKDQDLGDQVYFLQNAMGATLGVSDCWLLLRGIKTLAVRMEKESANALALATWLEQQPLVTKVNYPGLSDSPDYPVQSKQAASGGAVLSFDIGSEDNVRKLVELVKIPVFSVSLGAVESILSYPPKMSHAEMNPAERHARGITDGLLRYSVGLEDVEDLKADLKQAFEQIK; via the coding sequence ATGGCAAATAATCAGTTTTCAGATTGGACAAAGGTCATTAAAAGTACCACTAAACCGGACCCAGCCACTGGCGCGATTAACCCACCAATTCAATTATCGTCAACGTTTGAACAACGTGATTTTGATCACTTTGGTAAGTGGGACTACTCGCGGAGTGGTAATCCAACCCGGGACGTTTTAGAAGCCAGCATCGCCACCCTTGAGCACGGGACCCGCGGATTTGCATTCGCCACTGGGATGGCGGCGATTTCCACGGCCCTGTTGACTTTAAACCAAGGCGATCACGTGATTTTAACTAAAAATGTCTACGGCGGCACGTTTCGCCTAGTGACTCAGGTGTTGGTTAAATACGGGATTGAATACACCTTCGTTGACCTGGGCGATGAAGCGGCTTTAAAGCAGGCCTTTCAGTCAAATACAAAGGTCGTCTACATCGAAACGCCTTCCAACCCCACCCTCCAAGTAACCAACATTGCAGACGTTGCCCAAATTGCGCATGCCCATGGGGCGTTAGCCTTCGTTGATAATACGTTCATGACCCCAATCCTTCAAAAACCACTCGATTTAGGCGCTGATTTAGTGCTGCATAGTGGGACCAAGTTTTTGGCCGGGCACAGTGATATCTTAGCCGGGTTAATTGTCACTAAGGACCAGGACTTAGGTGATCAGGTGTACTTCTTGCAAAATGCAATGGGGGCAACGTTAGGGGTTTCTGATTGCTGGTTATTACTACGGGGCATCAAGACGCTAGCCGTTCGCATGGAAAAGGAATCAGCGAATGCATTAGCATTAGCGACCTGGCTAGAGCAACAACCACTGGTGACCAAGGTGAACTATCCGGGGCTATCAGATTCACCGGACTACCCAGTTCAATCGAAGCAGGCAGCTTCCGGTGGTGCAGTTCTGTCTTTTGACATTGGCAGTGAGGATAACGTCAGAAAGCTGGTCGAATTAGTCAAAATTCCCGTCTTTTCCGTTTCACTAGGGGCGGTCGAATCGATCCTCTCCTACCCACCTAAAATGTCACATGCTGAAATGAATCCGGCAGAACGGCATGCTCGTGGCATTACCGACGGATTACTCCGCTATTCCGTTGGGCTTGAGGATGTTGAAGATTTAAAAGCGGATTTAAAGCAAGCCTTTGAGCAAATTAAATAA
- a CDS encoding cupredoxin domain-containing protein — MSEKEQVVTVTVDGGYQPAVVNLKQGVPAKLAFVRKSEQGCLDTVQSTDLGFNTELPLNQTKTVSVDTAQAGEFTFSCGMNMVSGKVVVK, encoded by the coding sequence ATGAGTGAAAAAGAACAAGTGGTAACTGTAACTGTTGATGGTGGCTATCAACCAGCCGTTGTAAATTTAAAGCAGGGGGTACCAGCTAAATTAGCGTTCGTACGAAAGAGTGAGCAGGGATGCCTAGATACCGTTCAGTCTACGGATTTAGGATTTAATACTGAATTGCCACTAAATCAAACGAAGACGGTTAGTGTGGATACTGCCCAAGCTGGTGAATTTACGTTTAGTTGTGGGATGAACATGGTGAGCGGAAAGGTCGTCGTTAAATAA
- a CDS encoding cupredoxin domain-containing protein produces the protein MIGIGLIAFIGWWFFAPRPEDRKQSAVVANHQTVAIDVNGGYAPETVELQAGVPATLNFTRRDPSGCLDHVVFNDFGINQELPKGKTESIDIDTSKPGVYQWACGMDMFHGKVIIKA, from the coding sequence ATGATTGGAATTGGCTTGATTGCATTCATTGGGTGGTGGTTTTTTGCACCGCGCCCTGAAGATCGCAAGCAATCGGCAGTGGTCGCAAACCATCAAACGGTAGCAATTGATGTTAACGGTGGTTATGCTCCGGAAACCGTAGAATTGCAGGCGGGAGTGCCAGCAACCCTGAATTTTACCAGACGGGATCCATCGGGGTGTTTAGACCACGTAGTGTTCAATGATTTTGGGATTAATCAGGAGTTACCGAAGGGCAAAACCGAGTCAATTGATATTGATACTAGCAAGCCGGGGGTTTATCAGTGGGCTTGTGGAATGGATATGTTTCACGGAAAGGTCATTATTAAAGCATAA
- a CDS encoding transposase has protein sequence MFKGSIVKMHNDENRSMISLSREHGMTVASISKWVKDREVISTEDGNVTNSEFRALKKKLAQVEDKHDIL, from the coding sequence ATATTCAAAGGTAGCATTGTGAAGATGCATAATGACGAAAATCGTTCTATGATCTCACTTTCAAGAGAACATGGCATGACTGTAGCCTCTATCTCTAAGTGGGTCAAGGATCGAGAAGTAATTTCAACTGAAGACGGTAATGTCACGAATTCAGAATTTAGAGCCCTTAAAAAGAAATTAGCGCAAGTTGAAGATAAACATGATATTTTATAA